GGGTAGCAGCCATTGTCACCAGGCTTAGGTTGTTCAGCCATTACTGACTTGCAGCCTTTGAATCCGATGAGCGCCAACGTGCTAATGCTGCTCAGCATTTCTATCCTGCATGAGCGAGGAGAGGTCCTTGTTGCATTGGAGCCATTTCGGTGGGCAAGTTGCGTTTCATGCCGGTACCTAGCAATGCGGGGAAATCTTGCTGCGAGTTGTGGAAAGTGGGTGCTCAGCTCTCTCTATCTGTGTCTTGCCCCAGGTATACTGCTGATGTTGGAGGTGATTCTCAACGCGCTCGTTCTCATTTGCGTGGTCTCGTCCTATTTCGTCCTTGCTGGGTTCAGTGCTGGAATGGCAGGTGGTGGTTTTGGAGGAGGCTATTACCCGTTTGAGGGGCAGGAGCTGCAGCAGGTACGAGAGCTGGACCAACGATTCACGGTGATGCGTGCTCCCCTCTTGTATGGAGGCTTGACGGTGTCGGTGATTATGGGGGCACTTACTCTGGCGGTCTTGGCCGCAGGATCAAAGCATCTCATGAGCCTGTCTAAAACATGGCTTTGGGCCGAGGTGGCTTTCTGCACATTGGCCTCTTTGGGCTACGGAGCTGCCGTTGGGGTATTCCTCCACTTCGCCCTTCAGATTAACGCCACGGATTTGTGCAAGATGCGGGAGAGACTGTATGCCAGAAATGGCCTGACGTGGATGAACTGTGACCTCGCCGGGACTGACGGAGGAGCCGCGACCTTTGGCATTTTGCTGATAATACTCTATGCGGCGAGCGTGGTTCTAGCATTTCGAGCCTACCGACAAAAGCTGGCTTTCCAAAGATAATGCATCCACAGCTGCTTGTTCGAGCCTGGATAGCGcttctgtaaatatatttttactgtgaaacagtacttatacataaaaaaaaaaaaggaaatttgttCATAATTTGAAAATGTTAAGCCTAGAACAATATAGTTAATGCAAATGTCACGGTATGAATTCCACAAAAAGTTCTACTGCCGCAAAACTATCCAACTTAAACACAAAGAAATacacttttttgtaaataaactgtACTAATAGCAGCAAGAGAGTTTCTGGGGCATACTGGTCAGTTCTGAGATAGCGAGGACCTTAAATCCAGTTAACTTTAGCAACTAAAACGGTTAAACAAGTGCCTCGGTGTTCTAGAACACTGGTTTCCATAGTGCCTCTCGGTAAAAATGATTAGGGACCAGTGTTCTGGAACAATACATTACCATGTATGTTAATTAGTTTTCTCCATTAACTGATTTCTCTTAATGGATGGAATTATTGGCTATTGAATAAGCAGAAAACTGTTGCTTAGTCGCTGACAGCTACATACCAGAATGACACAGAAGAGTAGAGCtcacagtattttttattaacaaaagtTTGATTTTGTAAATCTGCTTATATGTATGATAACATTTcaatataatgtttaataaattaacaaaacaaaaaaagcaatatcaCAGTTGGAATCGtaatgaattgcaaatttcCAAATCGGGCATCTATCTCACATTAAATTATCGAGTGTAAGAATGAAAAGGGTATTCCTAAACCGGTTCTCAGTCAAATACGGATTCTTGAACTGCCAGAGTCCAAGTTATGATAGAAGCAGCTCTGTGATCCTACCATCAGAAGAAATGTCAATCCCGTGCAAGTATTGAAGCCAGAAAGCTTGCGGCATTGCAAGAGTAATCTGAAATGTAACCCTTCGGTGACCCCGCAAAATAGTGCAtttctatacagtatatgaacTGAAGTCATAATGGTCATGGCAGGGGTCAAAGATCATTTCAAACCATTTCAAAGTTTCAGGTTTGtacaaattataatataataaaaaaaaaccttattccAGAGGTATCAGATATCTTAATTTTAAAAGGTTGTGAATTGGAGGACACATGCACCAACGACGTgtgtaataatttatatatatattatatatatatatatatatatatatatatataaattaaagcaGCAACACACATGAATAGGCTCAGAAACTGCAGGAGGACACTATCAAAGGTCACCCACtgagaatacattttttataacatgACAATAAGTAAAACGCAATTAAAAgtgctttaaaatattatatgtgaGCTGCCTTATTGTACAACATTGATCAGGACTGGCTCGGTTCTCTTAGAGAAAAGAAACAAGACAAACATGACTGGGATTGTCACATTCAACATTAAAACGCTAAAATGGGCATCAGGATTCGCAGAAATACCCCCACCCCCTAGATTTCATGGATTGTGATCCAAAACATGCTGGCAGCAAATGGAATGAGCTGCAGGTGTTTGGAGTCGTACTTCGAAACATTTGTggaatggaaacaaaaaaggaTATTCACATTTGTTCAGCACATTTAAACCTCTTCAAGAATATTTGGCTTTATAAGAAGGGTGATGAAGAGGTACGAAGTTGCCTGATAAACCTCAGCAGGTaagaaagggaagaaaataaaaagttccTTTTCTTGGATTTCGGGAGAAAGGTCCTTGGCAAGCTACATCTGGCAAGGCCCGCTGCTAAAAATGTGCAATTTGAAATGCAGCTTAATGATCCTTACAGTTTTTCCCATTCCAAATAACAGTCCTGACTAAAGGTTACAACGCTGTATCGAACTCTTCGTGTCCGGCGGTTCTGTCCTGTAATACCTGCTCTGCATCACACAACTGTTCGTTGACCTCGTGCTGCAAGTGAGGTGGGACCACCAGCTGGTCATCAGGATCCACCTGAGAAGGTGCGCAAAAGTAACCCGTTTTTCTTTTAGGAGCCACTGAGGCCACTTCAATTAGGTTAAGAATTTCTTCCAGTGGCACGACAGAGCCATTCGAATGTTTCTTCATAAACACGCCTGGTCCAGAGCAAGCAGTTGTTGCATTGTCCTTTTCTTGGCTTGAAGCTGCTGGTTGGTTGTAGTTTTGGCTGTTTTCTTGGAGTACCTGAACAGAGATCCCTCCGTCATCCTCCAAAGCGTGAAAAGTGCTGATGGCAGGGACTTCAGGTGTGTGCTGTCTACTGCAATGGATGTCCACCTCTACTTCCACTCTGCTGCCATTGGTGATAATACCTTCACCCTGCAGGTCATCATCACTGTCCAGACCATTGTCAGACTGGTTGCTGGAGAAAGTGGCACAAGATGGCTGACGCTGGAATGTGCTGGCTGAGGGAATAGGATGAAGGCTACATCTCCGGTCAGTCCTCGGGATGACCCCGAAGTCTAACCCAGCCATGGCATGTTCATCAGAAGCGGTTGAGCCAACCTCACTACTGACCTCCGATACGGACATCTCGCTGCTGAACTCCGATGCTATGCCGCTGCTCGAGGACGGTGTGGCAGAATCAGGAGATTCTTTCGTTGCGGCCACCGAGCTTGCCCCAGCTGCGTTTGGTAAGCTTAGCGTGTGCATTTCACAGGTGCAAGCATCCTCTCCGATGTTCAAACAAACAACCAGAGCTGCGATGTTGTCCTGGCAGCCATAGCTTTGGGCCAAAGTGCATAGTTTCTTGGCAGCTGCCAGCGGGTCAGCAAGATGGCGGATGGCTTTTACAGCTTCTGCAGGCAGCACATACTCCCACAAAGCTTTATTGCCCAGGATCAAGAGTTCGTCCTGGATAGTAAGTGGTACTGTAACGATATGAGGCTTGGGCAGCACCCAAGGGTGTAGATAGGTGCAGCCTAACATACGGGTGCAGCAGGTAACACCATTCACTTTATTGTCCTGCAAGAACATAAAAATCATCAGTATTTTCATTTAATGCTCTATTTAGTGTAATAATCATCAATTGCACATGTTTAAAAATTAATCCCATTACTCGGAAATAAGATGGGTAGGTATCAAGTTGGCATAAGGGCATTGTCCGCTGTGTTCATTTAGCTCCCGTCTGCTGTAAGCGCTTTATTAAATGGCCAAGATATTCTCTAAAGTGCAAGCTGGCAGTAGAATCGCAATTTCCACCCATAGGTTTCATTATGCATTGTGACATCAGTTGGGCAAAACGTGAATTAATTTccaactttagtgaataaacccctaaaaCACAGCCTCTGAGATAGATGAAACGCGGAGTTCACATTACACCAGACAAGTGAAGCTGGAATATTGTTAGTCTGCAGTTAATCCATTAAAAGACACATCGAAAGCCAGTTAAGTCTGCTTAAGTCCtaacaatgttacattttatgagGTTTGCCAGTATAACATTTTGGGCTTATTAGAGAACGTTTAGAGAAAGTGTCCGCATTTAACTCTTCGGTTAAAGAAAATCTAATAAGCAAGATTTACAACGTAGGTATGTTCTCACCAGCAGAGATACAGGAACGCTCTATAGAGGAAGGAGCTAAAAGCCACTAACCTCGGTGATAATCGCCTTTTGTTCCTTAATCCTCAGCATATCCTCCAGGCAATGTTCCAAGCTAAATACTTTGGAGAGGGAGAGAGCCTGTCCGTTCCTACACAGGACGGCCTTACAGGTTCCTACGTTGGCCACCGTTAGGGAGAAGCTGCCATTGTTATCCGGTACACCGTGTCCAATGTAACATAGGAGGGCTGAGGAGCCCAGCTTCTGACCGGCCATTCCCATCATTCTATAGAAGAAGaagttaaaatgaaattatcacattaaaatatggGACAACCGTGCAATCAAGATCGCAGTACAAAAGAGGGTAAATTGGTCACAAAATATTTCACCCCTCTCACAGTCCCCTTTGAATAAATTCCAGTGAGATGAGATCAGGACAGGAGTGAACATGGAGGCATCTGTCGCAGCAGCTGACCTGTGTGACACGAGGAACGTATGACACATGAAGGTTCTGTCACAGCTCGACTGTTGCATCTCCTCCAGAAGAACATCTCCCATGGTGCATTGTAGTAACCGTGGCACTTCTTCATTCCGATCTCCATCAAACATGCCGTACAACGCCTCCAGACCCTCAGCAAAGTCCGCCACTGCGAGGGAGGACACGCACAGCCTGCGGAAGACACAGAGACGGACGTAGCCGCAGCGAGAATTTGGCGGATGCCTCTCAGACACGGTGCTTTACGTGCTTATGATACCCACTTGTTTCTCTGGCCAGACATCTCTGCCAATCCATGAGCCCACGGCAAGGTTGGCGCAGCCATATCAGCATTCGGGAAAGGCTTGTTGTCAATTTTAAGTATGGGTACATGGCTGCAGAGAAGCAACGCAATGTTAGTTTGGGAATCAATGCAATTTACACATGTGATTTTAGGATTAACATGGTATAGTTATGGCTGAGGAACATAAGTTGATGGTGTGGCAAGATGCATGGGAACAGTAAATATAGCTTTAAATACATGGGGGACATCATTAAAGCAGTGGAAGGTGGTGAACTGTATGGCTCAATTACCTGAAGATGTCAAGAAGCTGGTGATTAAGGACCAGCTCGCTGTTGCCTTTCAGATCCAAGTCATGCAGGGCAGGAGGGAGAGTTTCAGGGATTGGGATTTCCATCAGGTTGTTACAGCTCAAGTCAACCAGCTGCGGGAACAAAGAACAGCGACATTTCGAGTCAGTGATAACAGGGTCTACGGATATACCACAGCATGCAAAGGTTGAGAGACAGGAGGGAAAACAAGAAATAAGGGATCAGGGCAATAAGAGGAAGGAAAGAGGTGATTATGTGGGTTAAGGGAGAGGCGAGACCTGGATATGTGGCAGGTTAAAGATTTCTGGGAAAACGCTGATACAGTTGGAGTGAGCCAAGAGCGTGTGGAGACGCTTGAGGTGGGACACAGTGCTGGGGATGGACTTCAGACGATTTCCACTAAGGTCCAGCTCTTCTAACATCTCCAGTTTGTGGAGTTTGCTGCGAGGAAAGGGGACACTTTGTAGCGCGCTGCTTGCGGATTGACAAGGTTATCGTACACTAGCGTTGTATGTAACTAACATGAAATCCTCTCACCTCGCCGGGAAGGTGTCCAGCTGGTTGTATGCCATATGCAGGACCCTGAGGTTTGAGTGCGTGGTCAGCAGAGGAACGTACTGGTCTGTTAATCTGTTGTTGGTCAAATAAAGCACTTGCAGCCTACTTACAACGTCCTCTCCATTACTCAATGAAGGAAGGGATTCCAGAACATTTCCAGAAGCATTGAGGAACCTGAGACTGAAAAACAATACTTGCGATTGGTCTAATAACCCAAACGTAAATTAAACATATGTATGATACGTGTGCGGCAATTTCACTTTTTGAGTTTTATTGAACCAATACAAGGCAATAGATTTTCCTTATTCTACTAAATTATCAATCCAACAGTTCTAGAGGAGTAAAACACTATAGCTCTGATGGTCAGACTTCTACGTTCCCCAAATTTAAACTTCCGAACCGGTGATTCTGTCTCTCTGTTTCCACAAAAACTTTGAGCACCAATCCGATCCACATTTGTTAATAAAACCACAATGTTTCCTGATATATCCAAAAGGACCACTCTTTCTTGCATGCTTACTTTAAAGCCATTAAGAAGAGTGATTCGGGGAGGTGACTTAGCAAGTTGTGCTGCACGTCCAGTGTGTCCAAGGGGATATTCTCCACCAGGCTGGGGAGACTCTTCAGCTGGTTATGTCCAAGAAGCAGCTTTCGGAGGCTCTGACTGCTCATCACCCTTGAGGGAAAAGATAGGCATCCAGAAAAGAGTGCAAAAGTAAGTGCACCGAAATCTAAAACTCGTTGCTTTTGTACATGCGTATTTACCAACCTCGACGGTAGTTCTGGGAGAAGATTCCAGCTGAGATCTAGAACCTCCAGCTTCTTAGCCTCACAAAGCCATTCTGGAACGGCTGTCAAGCAATTCCTGCATTGGTAACATTCTATTAATGGTGCCATTGGGGCTGCGTCAACATGCAATAAAACACTGCAACTCTACGGCACCCTTTACTTACCTGGATAAATCCAACAAAGTGAGCAGAGCAGGGGCCAAAAACACACTTACTGCAGTCAGACCTGAAACATGCAAATATGTAACAGATAAGAATATCATACAAAGCACTGATGTTGCGCAGGTTGAGAGTAAGCTACGTGAACTCACAGTTGGAACTGGCGTAAATGGTTCTCAGAGAGAACCCACAGAGTGTTAGCACCCTCAGCTGGTTGCGTTCACAGCGTATCTGTTCCAGGCTTCCCAAGCAGCTGAGGTCCAGTTCTGTTAGAGCATTGTCTCGTACGTCAAAGTACGTGATGTGGTTTATTGCCTCCAAGCTGTTGCCGACGACTTGATTGAGAAGGTTCATTCTACACCAGAATAAGACGACACGGTTTAGATGGGCCTTGGCTCAAGTTTTTGGTCGCCATATTTCCAACGGGATGAGGGCTACAACAATTGGACATGGTCCAAAGTGCCGGAGATATTGAGGAAAGGATACTGGCAACTCCAGGATGGTTACAACAGAGATATGAGGGTTGACAAGTAGGTTAACGTTTTCAACAACGTGCAAGGCGGCATAGAAAAGGTAAACATTAAAGAGAAAGGCGATTAGGAGTAAGTAGGATTATTGGATAGATTTTATTTGCTAGAGTGGCAGCTTGCCAGAGAGCTGGAGTgttactttattatgcattataatatataaaaaaatggctgcacAAATCCCCCTGCTAAGCACTTAATATCTCACCTGAGGTCTATGTGTTTCACGTGAGGCATGTTCTTTAGCGAGTGAAGACTCAGAGTCTCCACAGAGTTGCCTGCCATGCACAGCTTCTCCACGCAGACGAGCTTCTCATACACCGTTGGGATGTCACTGAAATCATTGAACGAGAGTCCCAGCGACGAAAGCTGCTGCAAGCACCCAAGGTCTTCTGGCAACGACTTCAAGGAGTTCCCTTCCAGATTCAAGTTCTGTAAACTGTTGGAAGGGAAAGTGAAGTGTCAATTCATTTAGATTACAACTTTTTGGCATACGCTACAAATCCAGTCCCTAATAACTCACTTGACCAGGTGACAGATTTCTGCTGGCACCTCCGTCAAGCCGTTGCAGGACATGTTGAGCTCGGTCAGGGCCGTAATGTCACAGATCTCGATTGGGAATTCTCCTAGTCTGTTTTGGGACAGGTTAAGAACCCTCAGCTGAGAGAACCTGTAAAACAATAGCACAATGACTGGCAAATCCTCTGTGATCATCGGTGTCAACACCAAATACATAGTCATATCCTACAGACGATAAACCCCAGTTAGGATTAGAAAAACGGTCATACAGTTGTGTACTTTAGAATATTTTGTTGGTTTGGGCGTGGGGGTGTCTCCTGCATTAAACAGACCTCTGTCCCCTCTCCCTCCGTGCCCATTGCAGATATCACACAGGTCAAAGATTAAAACCATGCTGGGCTCGGACCTGCATAGACCGCTCACTCCCCCGGGGCTCTTCGCTTGCATGAAGTTGTGACGTAGGTTTAGTGAAGTGAGATCCTGGGAGTAGAACAGGTGCTCTGGAACCTCTTCCAAGCTTTGACATGATAGATCCACTGTGCTGAGTCTCTGAGACATGAcctgttttaatataaaacagaaactgCTGAGCTACCATAAACAATCAGGAAACACCGAATGCCATAAATAGCTCCAGAGTCCACATTCATTCAAACAGCACAAATATAACACGCTTGTGAGATGCCCCGCCGATCTTTTCTTACTTTAGTTGCTTGCCGATGCCATCGCAGGTACTCTGACGGGGAATCAAAACTGACGTGGTACGTGGGAGCTTGCGCTTCGGCGGAGGAGAACGCCAAGCAGTACGGCCTCCGCTTAACCTCCTCCACCTGGTCGGGAGGCAGAAGGTCAGCAGCAGAAGAGGATAAGCCGGCTGGCAGAGTAACACACGACAGCAAACTTTAACGTTACTCACTTTGCCACCGACAAGTGGCAGAATGTGCATTTTCCCAGTCTGACATTCCTTCACAGACGACACGATTAAGGAAGTTCCGCAGAGGACCACCAGTCTCTCGGCCCACTTGTGCAGCTGGGTTTTGCCTTTGCGTACGTTAAATACTCCAGATAACAGAATCCGGTCCAGTTGCTCCAAAGACGTTGGTTTTTCTAGAAGAAACGCAAAGTGAACGAGCGGCACCAGCCCCTGCAGCATGCATCAGACATAACGTACAAAGGGAATTAAGAGTGCACAACGCTGTAACCCCATATCTACggatatgtatattattatttatctcacGTACTTGGCTTTTTGCAGTATAATAAAGGGGAGGCACAGTAAGTGCAGTCATATAATATGGTCAtaatcagaaaatattattgGGTAACAATGGATATACATAAAAGGAAAGGATGTCCCTGTTCCGAAAAGCTTACGCTCTACAGACAAAGTAAAGGGAATGCAGATTCTCCAAGAAAAATCTAGCAGCTTGGAATTGCTAAAGCAAACCATATTCTCAACGGTACATTAGCAGGACTCGTAACAAGCTGTTGGGAGTAAAAGTCACGTGGCTGGCTAATTATGACACCCGTAAGGCAGATATGgctctttaaaaaatgtttgccgGAGGTGGGGGGTTATAGCACTGTAGGCGGTACGCTACAGCTCGTAAACGGGAACACACGGAAAGGTAGCAGGTGTAAAAACACACATGACCTTTACATGAAGTAATCTTTCCTGTTCCAGCCGTTTGCCAGACTCAGCACTTTTGTCCCCTGCCCCCGAGACAATAAAATGCACAAGTTCCTCACCGATGGAATAAGGTCATTTGCTTTGCACGTTTGGATGTTCGAAGCTCTCAGAATATATTCTTAGAACGCGTTCCGAGTGATGGCGTTCCAATAACCCCTTACATGCTAATATTCCAGGATTCAAAAATCATTAAAACCACAACTGAGGACAAGTAAAAGTACA
The nucleotide sequence above comes from Spea bombifrons isolate aSpeBom1 chromosome 10, aSpeBom1.2.pri, whole genome shotgun sequence. Encoded proteins:
- the PHLPP2 gene encoding PH domain leucine-rich repeat-containing protein phosphatase 2; its protein translation is MKRSGSKNCLSQRSCLGSREREWLREDPGRGCVYLYGADQGCPDVVLCTVDTSASEICASEGRDCLYVQLNGDLIRKLDPQERPLRMIYTYLADLGFHDAVRIQDEAAHSDLSCMIRFYSEKPTSLEQLDRILLSGVFNVRKGKTQLHKWAERLVVLCGTSLIVSSVKECQTGKMHILPLVGGKVEEVKRRPYCLAFSSAEAQAPTYHVSFDSPSEYLRWHRQATKVMSQRLSTVDLSCQSLEEVPEHLFYSQDLTSLNLRHNFMQAKSPGGVSGLCRFSQLRVLNLSQNRLGEFPIEICDITALTELNMSCNGLTEVPAEICHLVNLQNLNLEGNSLKSLPEDLGCLQQLSSLGLSFNDFSDIPTVYEKLVCVEKLCMAGNSVETLSLHSLKNMPHVKHIDLRMNLLNQVVGNSLEAINHITYFDVRDNALTELDLSCLGSLEQIRCERNQLRVLTLCGFSLRTIYASSNCLTAVSVFLAPALLTLLDLSRNCLTAVPEWLCEAKKLEVLDLSWNLLPELPSRVMSSQSLRKLLLGHNQLKSLPSLVENIPLDTLDVQHNLLSHLPESLFLMALNLRFLNASGNVLESLPSLSNGEDVVSRLQVLYLTNNRLTDQYVPLLTTHSNLRVLHMAYNQLDTFPASKLHKLEMLEELDLSGNRLKSIPSTVSHLKRLHTLLAHSNCISVFPEIFNLPHIQLVDLSCNNLMEIPIPETLPPALHDLDLKGNSELVLNHQLLDIFSHVPILKIDNKPFPNADMAAPTLPWAHGLAEMSGQRNKLCVSSLAVADFAEGLEALYGMFDGDRNEEVPRLLQCTMGDVLLEEMQQSSCDRTFMCHTFLVSHRMMGMAGQKLGSSALLCYIGHGVPDNNGSFSLTVANVGTCKAVLCRNGQALSLSKVFSLEHCLEDMLRIKEQKAIITEDNKVNGVTCCTRMLGCTYLHPWVLPKPHIVTVPLTIQDELLILGNKALWEYVLPAEAVKAIRHLADPLAAAKKLCTLAQSYGCQDNIAALVVCLNIGEDACTCEMHTLSLPNAAGASSVAATKESPDSATPSSSSGIASEFSSEMSVSEVSSEVGSTASDEHAMAGLDFGVIPRTDRRCSLHPIPSASTFQRQPSCATFSSNQSDNGLDSDDDLQGEGIITNGSRVEVEVDIHCSRQHTPEVPAISTFHALEDDGGISVQVLQENSQNYNQPAASSQEKDNATTACSGPGVFMKKHSNGSVVPLEEILNLIEVASVAPKRKTGYFCAPSQVDPDDQLVVPPHLQHEVNEQLCDAEQVLQDRTAGHEEFDTAL